In Acinetobacter piscicola, a single window of DNA contains:
- a CDS encoding Spx/MgsR family RNA polymerase-binding regulatory protein, which translates to MLKIYGIKNCNSMKKAFDLLNELSIPYEFHDYKKQGIDADTLKKWLTQQGAEIILNKKGTTWKKLSEQEQQEALASQENLIQALIIHTSMIKRPVIEKDGMYVVGFDEEKIKALQ; encoded by the coding sequence ATGTTGAAAATTTACGGAATCAAAAACTGTAATTCGATGAAAAAAGCATTTGATTTACTCAATGAATTGTCCATTCCTTATGAGTTTCATGATTATAAAAAACAAGGCATAGATGCGGACACATTAAAAAAATGGTTAACGCAGCAAGGAGCAGAGATTATTCTCAATAAAAAAGGCACAACCTGGAAAAAACTTTCTGAACAAGAACAACAAGAGGCTTTAGCAAGCCAAGAGAACCTCATTCAAGCACTCATCATACACACAAGTATGATCAAACGTCCTGTGATTGAAAAAGATGGCATGTACGTGGTCGGTTTTGATGAAGAAAAAATCAAAGCACTCCAATAA
- a CDS encoding GGDEF domain-containing protein, with protein MINYIQSNIIMSWSTIHKCILVLVLAILIHLLWIMWKVYILITPTLWQWLNISLLKHQLSINIISIICLTILIIISIFNHKKQWVNHYFSYFVITTFILILILDGYLVGIYSPATIFTSVCVTGIGLVLFNQKIIYFNLVLATSIFSTLIYLTTKNIIPYAPIFSHQLLNSIPYHNSFWVYSMIYFIIPVLFAGLFFFEILLMQWRHRESLFQQISQIDPLTGLYNRRFFDDKIKELQQQQLSYLIILLDLDHFKAINDRYGHHTGDLALTHIAKTLSASVRKTDIVARYGGEEFILLLPQITETQALEIAEKCRKMIAHHPLQLDDGQQIYLTASFGLGITRNLANIDQAIYLADRALYHAKQAGRNQVQIYDGTTFQSFQHKTLKP; from the coding sequence ATGATCAATTATATACAATCTAACATTATTATGAGTTGGTCTACTATTCATAAATGTATTTTAGTATTGGTATTGGCTATTTTAATTCATTTACTTTGGATTATGTGGAAAGTTTATATTTTAATCACACCAACACTGTGGCAATGGTTAAACATTTCATTATTAAAACATCAACTTTCGATTAACATTATTTCTATCATTTGTCTGACTATTTTAATTATTATCAGTATTTTTAATCATAAAAAACAATGGGTAAATCATTATTTTAGCTATTTTGTGATTACAACATTTATCTTAATTTTAATATTAGACGGTTATTTAGTTGGAATCTATAGCCCCGCAACAATATTTACCAGTGTTTGTGTCACAGGTATCGGATTAGTTTTATTTAATCAAAAAATTATTTATTTTAATTTAGTTTTAGCGACCTCTATTTTTTCCACTCTAATTTATCTGACCACTAAAAATATCATTCCTTATGCACCTATTTTTAGCCATCAACTATTAAATAGTATTCCCTATCATAATAGTTTTTGGGTTTATAGCATGATTTATTTCATTATTCCTGTGTTATTTGCAGGTCTATTTTTCTTTGAAATACTGCTCATGCAATGGCGCCATAGAGAATCTTTATTTCAACAGATTAGCCAAATCGATCCATTAACAGGGTTATATAATCGACGCTTTTTTGATGATAAAATCAAAGAGCTACAACAACAGCAGCTTTCTTATCTCATTATTTTACTTGATTTAGACCATTTCAAAGCGATTAATGATCGATATGGGCATCACACAGGTGATTTAGCACTTACACACATTGCAAAAACGTTATCTGCATCGGTTCGTAAAACGGATATTGTCGCGCGTTATGGTGGTGAGGAATTTATTTTACTTTTACCACAAATTACAGAAACACAAGCTTTAGAAATCGCAGAAAAGTGTCGAAAAATGATTGCTCACCATCCTTTACAACTCGATGATGGTCAACAGATTTATCTGACGGCTAGTTTTGGTTTAGGCATAACTCGCAACTTAGCAAATATTGATCAAGCGATTTATTTAGCAGATCGAGCACTCTATCACGCCAAACAAGCAGGGCGAAATCAAGTACAAATTTATGATGGAACAACATTTCAGTCATTCCAACATAAAACGCTCAAACCTTGA
- a CDS encoding exodeoxyribonuclease III translates to MIPKSSYPSDQKILRVVSINVNGLRASVTKGLLDWMEQSDADVICMQESRITHAQWTDKFKPEGWYTHLFPAEKAGYAGTAIYSRLPFVSVKDGLGFELADSQGRFISAEFDLGLEQNIHICSLYLPSGSSGEEAQTRKDHFLEEYKIILKQWRDENKSVIVCGDYNIVHKRIDIKNWSGNQKASGCLPHERAWLDHIYDDLGYVDTFREVRKEAEVYSWWSNRGQARAKNVGWRIDYQACSPDWKARTVNAWVYKEQWFSDHAPVIIDYQI, encoded by the coding sequence ATGATACCAAAGAGTAGCTATCCAAGTGATCAAAAAATTTTACGCGTTGTGTCCATTAACGTAAATGGTCTCCGTGCTTCTGTGACCAAAGGACTTCTTGACTGGATGGAACAATCCGATGCAGACGTGATCTGCATGCAAGAAAGTCGCATTACTCATGCACAATGGACAGACAAGTTTAAACCTGAAGGTTGGTACACACACCTATTCCCCGCAGAAAAAGCTGGCTATGCAGGAACTGCCATCTATAGCCGATTACCTTTTGTATCCGTCAAAGATGGTTTAGGATTTGAATTAGCCGATTCACAGGGCCGTTTTATCAGTGCTGAATTTGATCTCGGTTTAGAACAAAACATCCATATTTGTTCACTTTACCTTCCTTCAGGCTCATCAGGTGAAGAAGCACAAACACGTAAAGATCATTTTTTGGAAGAATATAAAATCATTTTAAAACAATGGCGTGATGAAAATAAATCCGTCATCGTTTGTGGGGATTATAATATCGTGCATAAACGCATTGATATTAAAAACTGGTCAGGCAACCAAAAAGCGTCTGGTTGTTTACCACATGAACGTGCTTGGCTCGACCATATTTATGATGATTTAGGCTATGTAGATACTTTCCGTGAAGTACGTAAAGAAGCTGAAGTTTATTCTTGGTGGTCAAATCGTGGGCAAGCTCGTGCTAAAAATGTGGGCTGGCGCATCGACTATCAAGCATGTTCACCAGACTGGAAAGCACGCACTGTCAATGCTTGGGTCTACAAAGAACAATGGTTTAGTGACCATGCACCGGTCATTATTGATTACCAAATTTAA
- a CDS encoding alpha/beta hydrolase, whose amino-acid sequence MKINPLMKQFITETILKTSFKMPSRLNLPPTAVRFALEQLTRVFPQPKGVVLRSLRIAGIHAEEIKPQASTTQMIFHIHGGAFFVGSLKTHRAFLSEIALRTQMQVLHVDYPLAPDHPYPEASDAIYDIYQMLMDQGVQAKDIIVSGDSCGANLALALALKLKKDDPEHLPSGLILMSPFLDLTLTSESLRYNQKHDALLSVEALETGISYYVPQGIDASIPEISPIFGDFKGLPPTLVQVGSKEILMDDAIRFEKKAKKADVDVTYKLYTGMWHNFQMFSPWFDEAKKALADIADFAHRLDQS is encoded by the coding sequence ATGAAGATTAATCCGTTAATGAAACAATTCATCACAGAAACTATTTTAAAGACCAGTTTTAAAATGCCTAGTCGCTTAAATCTCCCACCGACTGCTGTACGTTTTGCTCTCGAACAACTGACACGTGTTTTTCCTCAACCCAAAGGCGTGGTTTTGCGCTCTTTGCGTATTGCAGGTATACATGCTGAAGAAATAAAGCCACAAGCTTCAACCACGCAGATGATTTTTCACATTCATGGTGGTGCTTTTTTCGTTGGTTCACTCAAAACACATCGGGCTTTTTTATCTGAAATTGCACTTCGCACACAAATGCAAGTCTTACATGTGGACTATCCTTTAGCGCCTGATCACCCGTATCCTGAAGCAAGCGATGCGATTTATGATATTTATCAAATGCTTATGGATCAAGGTGTACAAGCCAAAGATATTATTGTTTCAGGTGATTCTTGCGGTGCAAATTTAGCTTTAGCACTCGCATTAAAACTAAAAAAAGACGATCCCGAACATCTACCCAGTGGCTTAATTTTAATGTCACCTTTTTTAGACTTAACATTAACCAGTGAATCTTTACGTTATAATCAAAAACATGATGCTTTACTTTCTGTAGAAGCCTTAGAAACGGGGATTAGTTATTATGTTCCACAAGGTATAGATGCTTCTATTCCTGAAATTTCACCTATTTTTGGTGATTTTAAAGGTCTCCCTCCTACACTTGTACAAGTGGGTTCAAAAGAAATCTTAATGGATGATGCAATCCGTTTCGAGAAAAAAGCTAAAAAAGCCGATGTAGATGTCACCTATAAACTCTATACAGGGATGTGGCATAACTTTCAAATGTTTAGTCCATGGTTTGATGAAGCAAAAAAAGCACTTGCCGATATTGCTGACTTTGCCCATCGACTTGATCAAAGCTAA
- a CDS encoding OsmC family protein — translation MAMIAHAKVKTLSTAWSGEVTSGQHQLMTDKPESFGGQDKGLAPYDFICSGLISCTMITLRMYAQHKGFDLGEFTVEADFNANKEGKEWIERRLSFEQELSAELKQKVLDICQKTPVTKTLLRSVEIQTTLL, via the coding sequence ATGGCAATGATTGCACATGCAAAAGTAAAAACATTGTCTACAGCATGGTCGGGTGAAGTGACCAGTGGTCAACATCAACTCATGACAGATAAACCTGAATCTTTTGGTGGTCAAGATAAAGGCTTAGCACCCTATGATTTTATTTGTTCAGGATTAATCTCATGCACCATGATTACCTTACGTATGTATGCACAGCACAAAGGTTTTGATTTAGGTGAGTTCACTGTTGAAGCTGATTTTAATGCCAATAAAGAAGGCAAAGAATGGATTGAGCGTCGTTTGTCTTTTGAGCAAGAACTTTCTGCGGAGTTAAAACAAAAGGTCTTAGATATTTGTCAAAAAACGCCTGTCACCAAAACTTTATTGCGTAGTGTCGAGATTCAAACAACATTACTTTAA
- a CDS encoding PAS domain-containing hybrid sensor histidine kinase/response regulator — protein MNSWLIIGVLALYIIILFACAFFGEKHASRLSTRGRMLLFSLTLGVYCSSWTFYGATGAAVREGIIFLPIYLGPLLFVGLGYDIWRRLGRVRQHHAISSIADFVAARYGKSGTLASLVTILAVIAIIPYLALQLRAIALSASVMLDHNTQVVSTTTNGVLALTAVLAILAMLFGTRQIANTEQHGGLMLAVAFESFVKLFALLCVAFFFIFENPANLLQISKDVTKTFHEVQLFGVPETFWVQTLLAALAIICLPRQFHVAVVELRDEKHIRGARRWFAAYLILTIIAIIPIASWALHAAPSYLSIPDVAVLSLPLSYGQDWLTLLAFLGGFSASTGMLLVSSVALSIMLSNDLIMPALWRFNLLSRHDKRLPQVLKLTRRICILAVMFLGFLFFHFFNDIDQLSTFGLLAFSAVAQFSPALIGGLYWRGGSRQGVYAGLVIGFILWTYTLLLPTVLRSLPAEYSQFSHQFLIAGPFNIQWLRPEALLGFESFAPLTHGVIWALGLNIMLYIWVSRIYRPSVAEQIQAESFFYYETKPLPAQSTSTDINYLNHDVARLKVGDLITLAKRITGEGPTIQAFRQFCIMNNVVLNENSSANGMWWRFTEQYLAGTIGAASARTLLTTAMVNNGLALGQVANILDQASQWQRFNQNLIMTMIDHMTQGVSVVDENMCLVAWNNQYLKLFDYPKDLVYVGCPIADLIRYNAERGECGPGSIEEHVRKRIHWMKVGSAHEFERIRKDGRVIQMRGNPIEGGGFVTTFADITAFRENEAVLEARVSDRTQQLANALAEQQLAREQADKANMSKSRFIAAASHDLLQPMHAARLFSTALEQSVQTDEDRKTLQQLDRALHGAESMLSALLDIARLEGGTIQPKRQIYPLHDLLSDLELQFKSIAAQRNIKLVVHDAQFWIDTDPQWIRRIIQNFVSNALRYTAKGRVVVGVLRSAPHSKHIRIGVWDTGPGIAEEQRIKLFQEFERCGHTSPWGEQGLGLGLAIVQRMTSLLDYPVHVYSELGKGSCFMIEVPIVDAPKVVAAPVQAVPLRTKAYKILCLDNDETILEGMHTLLTKWGYQVFKATEPEQALDLIQQENIQVWLVDQHLNDNKIGLNFIIENRQENVPVALITADSDPELPQHLKELNIVLLKKPLKPASLRSWLSGLKISK, from the coding sequence ATGAATAGTTGGTTGATTATTGGGGTTCTCGCCCTTTACATCATCATTTTGTTTGCCTGTGCATTCTTTGGTGAAAAACATGCCAGTCGACTGAGCACCAGAGGACGGATGCTTCTCTTTAGTCTAACATTGGGTGTCTATTGTTCATCTTGGACATTTTATGGTGCGACAGGTGCGGCAGTTCGCGAAGGAATTATTTTCCTTCCCATCTATTTAGGCCCACTACTCTTTGTTGGCCTCGGTTATGACATTTGGCGTCGTTTAGGACGTGTACGTCAACATCATGCCATTTCTTCGATTGCTGACTTTGTCGCAGCACGTTATGGTAAAAGTGGCACATTGGCTTCCCTTGTGACGATCCTTGCAGTCATCGCCATTATTCCTTATTTAGCACTACAGCTACGTGCCATTGCGCTCAGTGCATCCGTCATGCTTGATCATAATACCCAAGTGGTATCGACTACGACCAATGGGGTTTTAGCATTAACCGCTGTACTTGCAATTTTAGCGATGTTGTTCGGTACACGGCAAATTGCCAATACTGAACAACATGGTGGTTTAATGCTTGCTGTTGCATTTGAGTCATTTGTGAAGCTTTTTGCATTATTGTGTGTTGCATTCTTTTTTATTTTTGAAAATCCAGCCAATTTGCTGCAAATTTCTAAAGATGTCACCAAAACCTTCCACGAAGTACAATTATTTGGTGTTCCTGAAACCTTTTGGGTACAAACCTTACTTGCAGCATTAGCCATCATTTGTTTACCACGACAGTTCCATGTTGCCGTGGTTGAATTGCGTGACGAAAAGCATATTCGTGGCGCACGGCGTTGGTTTGCGGCTTATCTGATTTTAACCATTATTGCGATTATTCCCATTGCAAGTTGGGCACTGCATGCCGCACCTTCGTACTTAAGTATTCCCGATGTCGCCGTGTTGTCTTTACCTCTGAGTTATGGGCAAGATTGGCTAACATTATTGGCATTTTTAGGTGGCTTTTCTGCATCTACAGGTATGCTGTTAGTGTCTTCTGTTGCTCTGTCTATTATGCTCAGCAATGACTTAATCATGCCTGCATTGTGGCGATTTAACTTATTGTCACGCCATGACAAACGCTTACCTCAAGTCCTCAAATTGACGCGGCGTATTTGTATTTTAGCCGTGATGTTCTTGGGCTTTTTATTCTTTCATTTCTTTAATGACATTGACCAACTGTCAACCTTTGGTCTATTGGCATTTAGTGCTGTTGCCCAATTTTCACCTGCCCTAATTGGGGGGTTATATTGGCGTGGTGGTAGTCGCCAAGGCGTTTACGCAGGACTAGTCATTGGTTTTATTTTATGGACTTATACCCTCCTACTGCCCACTGTATTACGCAGCCTACCTGCCGAATATAGCCAATTTTCACATCAGTTTTTAATCGCTGGCCCATTCAATATTCAGTGGTTACGTCCTGAGGCGTTATTAGGCTTTGAATCTTTTGCACCACTCACACATGGCGTGATCTGGGCATTGGGTTTAAATATCATGCTCTATATTTGGGTTTCTCGTATTTATCGCCCATCTGTTGCAGAACAAATCCAAGCAGAAAGTTTCTTCTACTATGAAACTAAACCTTTACCTGCACAAAGTACCTCAACAGATATCAATTATTTAAACCATGATGTAGCACGTTTAAAAGTAGGCGATTTGATTACGCTTGCCAAACGCATTACGGGTGAAGGTCCGACCATTCAAGCTTTTCGTCAATTTTGTATCATGAATAATGTGGTACTGAATGAAAATAGCAGTGCCAATGGCATGTGGTGGCGTTTCACCGAACAATATTTAGCAGGCACAATTGGTGCTGCATCTGCACGTACACTCCTTACAACAGCAATGGTCAACAACGGCTTAGCCCTTGGACAAGTTGCCAATATTCTCGATCAGGCATCGCAATGGCAACGGTTTAACCAAAACCTGATCATGACCATGATCGACCACATGACACAAGGGGTGAGTGTCGTCGATGAGAATATGTGTTTAGTGGCTTGGAATAACCAATACCTCAAACTTTTTGATTATCCCAAAGATTTGGTGTATGTCGGCTGTCCGATTGCCGATTTGATTCGTTATAACGCTGAACGTGGTGAATGTGGTCCAGGCTCCATCGAAGAACATGTGCGCAAACGTATACATTGGATGAAAGTCGGCAGTGCACATGAATTTGAACGTATTCGTAAAGATGGTCGTGTCATTCAAATGCGTGGTAACCCCATTGAAGGGGGTGGTTTTGTGACGACCTTTGCCGATATTACTGCGTTCCGTGAAAATGAAGCCGTGCTCGAAGCGCGTGTTTCTGATCGTACACAACAATTGGCAAATGCACTTGCAGAACAACAGTTGGCACGTGAACAAGCCGATAAAGCCAATATGTCAAAAAGCCGCTTTATTGCCGCAGCCAGTCATGACTTATTACAACCTATGCACGCCGCACGCTTATTCAGCACTGCGCTTGAGCAGAGTGTGCAAACCGATGAAGATCGTAAAACTTTACAACAACTGGATCGTGCCTTACATGGCGCAGAAAGTATGCTGTCTGCGCTATTGGACATTGCCCGTTTAGAAGGGGGAACGATTCAACCCAAACGGCAAATTTATCCATTGCATGATTTACTCAGCGATTTAGAACTACAGTTCAAGTCCATTGCCGCGCAGCGCAATATCAAATTAGTAGTACATGACGCGCAGTTTTGGATTGATACCGATCCACAATGGATTCGCCGTATTATTCAAAACTTTGTGAGTAATGCTTTGCGTTATACAGCCAAAGGGCGCGTGGTGGTGGGCGTATTACGTTCAGCGCCTCATAGCAAGCATATTCGCATCGGTGTATGGGACACAGGGCCAGGTATTGCGGAAGAACAACGCATTAAGCTATTCCAAGAATTTGAACGCTGTGGACATACCTCTCCGTGGGGCGAACAAGGTTTAGGACTTGGCTTAGCCATTGTACAACGTATGACCAGCTTACTCGACTACCCTGTACATGTTTACTCTGAATTAGGTAAGGGCTCATGCTTCATGATCGAAGTCCCTATTGTGGATGCACCTAAAGTCGTAGCAGCCCCTGTACAAGCCGTCCCATTACGCACCAAAGCCTATAAAATTTTATGCTTAGACAATGATGAGACGATCTTAGAAGGTATGCATACTTTACTGACCAAATGGGGTTATCAAGTCTTTAAAGCCACCGAACCTGAACAAGCATTAGACCTCATTCAACAGGAAAATATTCAAGTATGGTTGGTCGACCAACACTTAAATGACAATAAAATCGGCTTAAATTTTATTATAGAAAATCGTCAGGAGAATGTGCCTGTTGCCTTAATCACCGCAGACTCAGATCCTGAATTACCACAACATTTAAAAGAGTTGAATATTGTCTTACTGAAAAAACCGTTAAAACCTGCCTCATTACGTTCTTGGTTATCAGGTTTAAAAATCTCTAAATAG
- the pyrE gene encoding orotate phosphoribosyltransferase codes for MSTPAQFNPQAFIELALSRGVLKFGEFTLKSGRVSPYFFNAGLLNDGEALSLLAQGYADKITQCNNVEVIFGPAYKGIPFVAATAVALSQIHGVSVPWGFNRKEAKDHGEGGVLVGAAVEGKKVWIIDDVITAGTAIREVVTILKNAGASIAGVLVALDRQEKGQGSLSAIQEVQKELEIPVHALITMKDLMEYLDAKGEKEALAKMEAYRVKYGI; via the coding sequence ATGTCAACGCCAGCTCAGTTTAACCCACAAGCTTTTATCGAACTCGCATTATCACGTGGTGTGCTTAAATTTGGTGAGTTTACTTTAAAATCAGGCCGTGTGAGCCCTTATTTTTTTAATGCAGGTTTGCTCAACGATGGTGAAGCATTATCGCTACTTGCACAGGGTTATGCAGATAAAATCACACAATGTAACAATGTTGAGGTGATTTTTGGCCCTGCTTATAAGGGCATTCCATTTGTTGCAGCAACAGCTGTGGCACTTTCTCAAATTCACGGTGTCAGTGTACCTTGGGGTTTTAACCGCAAAGAAGCAAAGGATCACGGTGAGGGGGGGGTATTGGTCGGTGCTGCGGTTGAAGGTAAAAAAGTGTGGATCATTGATGATGTGATCACTGCTGGAACTGCGATTCGTGAAGTTGTGACTATTTTGAAAAATGCGGGTGCAAGTATTGCAGGTGTATTGGTTGCTTTAGATCGTCAAGAAAAAGGTCAAGGCTCATTGTCTGCTATTCAAGAAGTACAAAAAGAGTTAGAAATTCCTGTACATGCTTTAATTACCATGAAAGATTTGATGGAATATTTAGACGCTAAAGGTGAAAAAGAAGCTTTGGCAAAAATGGAAGCTTATCGTGTTAAATATGGTATTTAA
- a CDS encoding pirin family protein, translated as MTNTNYTEISNSDDCEKYVNKFIQDFEIRSAEIGKGTVIKRALPSRHKRMIGAWCFLDHAGPVHFPQGDGLDVGPHPHIGLQTFTWMIEGTMMHTDSIGSKQLIRPKQVNLMTAGYGISHTEVAPDTETKMHAAQLWIALPDDKLNMAPQFDHYPELPVVIREGVEFTVLVGEYLDTTSPVKVHSELLGVDLTAQESTTTRIPLNPQFEYGFLALEGNAIINGHELTDDNMVVLEPGLNEIEIQLYAGSRLLLLGGEPFESPILLWWNLVGRTQEELKIAREQWINHDARFGTIPDYDGPRLEAPAFPDKMRPSK; from the coding sequence ATGACCAATACCAATTATACCGAGATTTCGAATTCAGACGATTGTGAAAAATACGTGAATAAATTTATTCAAGATTTTGAAATTCGCTCTGCTGAGATTGGCAAAGGCACCGTCATTAAACGTGCATTACCGAGTCGTCATAAACGCATGATTGGCGCATGGTGCTTTTTGGATCACGCAGGTCCAGTCCATTTTCCACAAGGCGATGGTTTAGATGTTGGACCACATCCACATATTGGCTTACAGACCTTTACCTGGATGATTGAAGGAACCATGATGCATACAGATAGCATTGGTTCAAAACAATTGATTCGCCCAAAACAAGTCAACTTAATGACGGCGGGTTATGGCATTTCACATACAGAAGTTGCACCAGATACTGAAACCAAGATGCATGCTGCACAGCTATGGATTGCATTGCCTGATGATAAACTCAATATGGCACCGCAGTTTGATCATTATCCAGAGTTGCCTGTCGTGATCCGAGAGGGGGTTGAATTTACAGTATTGGTTGGTGAGTATCTCGATACGACTTCGCCTGTGAAGGTCCATAGTGAACTTTTAGGCGTTGATTTAACAGCTCAAGAATCAACCACGACACGTATTCCACTTAATCCTCAGTTTGAATATGGCTTTTTAGCGTTAGAAGGCAACGCAATCATCAATGGGCATGAACTGACTGATGATAATATGGTGGTGCTAGAACCAGGTTTAAATGAAATAGAAATACAGCTTTATGCGGGTAGTCGTTTGTTGTTACTTGGTGGGGAGCCGTTTGAGTCACCGATTTTATTATGGTGGAATTTGGTTGGGCGCACGCAAGAAGAATTAAAAATTGCACGTGAGCAATGGATAAATCATGATGCGCGTTTTGGCACAATTCCTGACTATGATGGTCCTCGTTTAGAAGCACCTGCATTCCCAGATAAAATGCGCCCGTCAAAATAA
- a CDS encoding DUF2147 domain-containing protein, giving the protein MKKIALMMGLLTVTAFANAADPLNGTVWKTIDDETKQAKAVVKFTEQKNGTLSATIQSIVTPGEENACTKCEGKYHNKSLKGVTIVYGLKNVNGKYEGGTILDPKNGKTYKLKGELAGNKLNLRGYMGVSALGRNQTWIRAN; this is encoded by the coding sequence ATGAAAAAAATAGCACTAATGATGGGTTTATTGACAGTGACAGCATTTGCCAATGCCGCAGATCCACTTAACGGCACAGTATGGAAAACCATCGATGATGAAACCAAACAAGCTAAAGCAGTGGTGAAATTTACTGAACAAAAAAATGGTACGCTTTCAGCTACGATTCAAAGCATTGTGACGCCAGGTGAAGAAAATGCATGTACGAAATGTGAAGGGAAGTATCACAATAAATCGTTGAAAGGTGTCACCATTGTTTACGGTTTAAAAAATGTAAATGGTAAATATGAAGGCGGCACAATTTTAGATCCCAAAAATGGTAAAACCTATAAGCTTAAAGGTGAGTTAGCAGGTAATAAGCTTAACTTACGTGGTTATATGGGGGTTTCAGCATTGGGTCGTAATCAAACTTGGATTCGTGCCAACTAA
- a CDS encoding alpha/beta fold hydrolase yields MHNFIFLPGASGSTAFWQPVVQALPSHLHPSIVAYPSFDGQPDHAEVQSFEDLQHYVLQKIQQPSVIVAQSMGGVFAVQAALQKPHLVRALVLVATSGGIDLSPFDVANWREDYQLNLAVPDWFAVHHSDVSTQLDQIQCPVLLLWGDADPISPVAVGEYLQQKLPKAELFVIAHGQHDLANVYAEQVSRLILAFFAKLQ; encoded by the coding sequence TTGCACAATTTTATATTTTTGCCGGGTGCTTCGGGCAGTACAGCATTTTGGCAACCTGTGGTGCAGGCTTTGCCAAGCCATTTGCATCCATCTATTGTGGCTTATCCCAGTTTTGATGGTCAGCCTGATCATGCTGAAGTACAAAGCTTTGAAGATCTACAACATTATGTATTGCAAAAGATTCAGCAGCCGAGTGTGATTGTAGCCCAATCTATGGGTGGGGTTTTTGCGGTGCAAGCGGCTTTACAAAAACCACATTTGGTTCGGGCTTTAGTTTTGGTAGCAACGTCTGGCGGTATTGATTTAAGCCCATTTGATGTGGCGAATTGGCGAGAGGATTATCAGCTTAACTTGGCTGTACCAGATTGGTTTGCGGTACATCATTCCGATGTCAGTACGCAGTTGGATCAAATACAATGTCCTGTGCTGTTGCTCTGGGGCGATGCCGATCCAATCAGTCCTGTTGCTGTGGGTGAGTATTTACAACAGAAATTACCCAAGGCTGAGCTTTTTGTGATTGCACATGGACAGCATGATTTGGCAAATGTTTATGCAGAGCAAGTGTCAAGACTCATTTTAGCGTTTTTTGCAAAGCTGCAATAA